A genomic region of Lytechinus pictus isolate F3 Inbred chromosome 2, Lp3.0, whole genome shotgun sequence contains the following coding sequences:
- the LOC129275202 gene encoding E3 ubiquitin-protein ligase TRIM56-like: MAEQGEDPLMSSQNLTCPLCLEMFKDATLLTCGHTFCRICLENYDETQREVADMACPLCRVTTKLEKERVAGLPANVTVNGLVDDCRSAGEGHKSPDDVTKCTACEFGKDAVSFCIACSYYMCEGCDEGHGKLMTTFFRGHQVVSLDDVKEKDISIDELSNKCSIHKRDDKDLFCKDCKVFICYKCTIVSHRDHVIKNQPDVVDELKNTVDRLIKLSDSTIASLKENIEFIEDKKEGVQETTKKLRADVMEAVHVKSIQLQENEHMLLEQVNALQERCDGDIDTLKENAVHRIQNISRSLALVKDGIKTRHLEMERLTAHSLVCEELEAILGEAFDETSAKDILESVEEVKFLPTDNMHEEVGQFSTPTCRIINKFEFPKHIQGMVTKNINSVVIAQYGGQSVIKINSNGDKQDMQKLPSMFYYDIAFQSRSKMVVSSNSYYEIHVHAKDGSRLATIEVPRGGDYPKVSIGPSDEILVANKSSQVFIYESSGQTLTHTIPTPNLPKQAFATMSGAIVTSSCDANPSVVQLYDKDGNAGTSLRALQGEYLYPAVDSKDRIFIARVKRGTILLTLYELEGLDLRKKAQFEELKISPGSNACYLVCLSRGMLAFACGCWLYFVKVPYI; this comes from the coding sequence ATGGCCGAACAGGGCGAAGATCCTTTAATGAGTTCACAGAACCTGACTTGTCCACTATGCTTGGAAATGTTTAAAGATGCAACTCTTCTCACATGTGGACACACTTTTTGTCGCATTTGCCTCGAAAACTATGACGAGACCCAGAGAGAAGTTGCTGACATGGCTTGTCCTCTCTGCAGGGTGACAACTAAATTGGAAAAAGAACGCGTGGCAGGGCTCCCCGCTAATGTTACCGTCAATGGTCTGGTGGACGACTGCCGTTCTGCTGGTGAAGGCCATAAATCTCCTGATGATGTCACCAAGTGCACAGCCTGTGAATTTGGAAAGGATGCGGTTTCTTTCTGCATTGCTTGCAGTTATTACATGTGTGAGGGATGTGACGAGGGACACGGCAAGTTGATGACAACATTCTTCAGGGGTCACCAGGTAGTCTCACTGGATGATGTGAAAGAGAAGGATATCAGCATTGATGAGTTATCTAACAAATGTTCCATACACAAGCGAGATGACAAGGATTTGTTCTGCAAGGACTGCAAGGTCTTTATCTGTTACAAGTGTACGATCGTTAGTCATCGTGATCATGTCATCAAGAACCAACCCGACGTCGTGGATGAGCTTAAGAATACGGTAGATCGGCTGATCAAGCTGTCTGATTCAACCATTGCCTCACTCAAGGAAAATATTGAGTTCATTGAAGATAAGAAGGAAGGAGTTCAAGAAACTACCAAGAAACTTCGGGCTGATGTCATGGAGGCAGTTCATGTTAAATCTATTCAGCTCCAAGAAAATGAGCATATGCTTCTTGAACAAGTAAATGCTCTGCAGGAGAGGTGTGATGGCGACATAGATACCTTAAAAGAGAATGCCGTTCACAGGATCCAAAATATCTCACGTTCACTAGCATTGGTTAAGGACGGCATCAAGACACGCCATCTTGAGATGGAGAGATTAACGGCACACTCTTTAGTGTGTGAGGAATTGGAAGCTATTCTTGGTGaagcatttgatgaaacgtctgcAAAGGATATACTGGAGAGTGTGGAAGAGGtgaaatttcttcctaccgaTAACATGCATGAAGAAGTTGGCCAGTTCTCAACTCCGACATGCAGAATCATCAACAAATTTGAGTTTCCCAAACATATCCAAGGAATGGTCACGAAGAACATCAACAGCGTCGTAATTGCTCAATATGGTGGACAGAGTGTCATTAAAATCAACTCCAATGGCGATAAACAGGACATGCAGAAGCTACCGTCCATGTTCTACTACGACATTGCTTTTCAGAGCCGGTCCAAGATGGTGGTATCTTCCAATTCCTATTATGAAATTCATGTGCATGCCAAGGATGGATCTCGTCTGGCAACGATAGAAGTACCACGAGGTGGCGATTACCCAAAGGTGAGCATCGGTCCCTCAGATGAGATCTTGGTTGCCAACAAATCAAGCCAGGTTTTCATTTACGAGTCTAGCGGACAAACCCTGACACATACCATACCGACTCCAAACTTACCAAAGCAAGCCTTTGCTACCATGTCAGGAGCAATTGTCACGAGTTCTTGTGATGCAAACCCCAGTGTGGTACAGCTGTATGACAAGGATGGTAACGCAGGTACATCTCTTCGAGCCCTTCAAGGGGAATACCTCTATCCTGCTGTAGATAGTAAGGACAGGATCTTTATTGCAAGAGTCAAGAGGGGCACTATTCTGCTCACGCTCTATGAACTAGAAGGTCTTGACCTGAGGAAAAAGGCACAATTTGAAGAACTGAAAATATCCCCAGGTAGCAACGCATGCTATTTGGTGTGCCTTTCTCGAGGCATGCTTGCTTTTGCCTGTGGTTGTTGGCTTTATTTTGTGAAAGTTCCCTATATATAA